A region of Sphingomonas crusticola DNA encodes the following proteins:
- the lepB gene encoding signal peptidase I — MSEPEATIPLTKGSTDKPATDWWAEIKSFAWLILAVLAVWSFIAKPFYIPSESMMPTLIKGDRLVVTKYPYGWSYVSPAPMHLLPFIHGRLFGKMPERGDVVILKPPTEDSDYIKRVIALPGDRIEVREGLIILNGVPIKRVQIASAMIPIDANVPCASAQEAPFLITGKDGKRYCDLPRFRETLPTGVSYDTIDVGYHPGIPDDFPETTIPAGHVFVMGDNRDESADSRVPAFEMGLGGPIPWENLGGRAEFISFSYDGSTNFLNPLTWFSALRHGRAGTSLHPHRETPAG; from the coding sequence TTGAGCGAGCCGGAAGCGACCATACCCCTTACCAAAGGCTCGACCGACAAGCCGGCGACCGACTGGTGGGCAGAGATTAAGAGTTTCGCCTGGCTTATCCTCGCCGTGCTCGCGGTGTGGAGCTTCATCGCCAAGCCCTTCTACATTCCGTCCGAATCGATGATGCCGACCCTGATCAAGGGCGACCGGCTGGTCGTGACCAAATATCCTTACGGCTGGTCCTATGTCTCGCCGGCGCCGATGCACCTCTTGCCGTTCATCCATGGCCGGCTGTTCGGGAAAATGCCGGAACGCGGCGACGTCGTGATCTTGAAGCCGCCGACGGAGGATTCGGACTATATCAAGCGCGTCATTGCCTTGCCTGGGGACCGGATCGAGGTGCGCGAAGGTCTGATCATCCTCAACGGCGTACCGATCAAGCGCGTGCAGATTGCGTCGGCGATGATCCCGATCGATGCCAATGTCCCCTGTGCCAGTGCACAGGAAGCGCCGTTCCTGATCACGGGCAAGGACGGCAAGCGCTATTGCGATCTGCCACGCTTCCGCGAAACCTTGCCGACAGGCGTCAGCTACGACACGATCGACGTCGGCTATCATCCGGGCATTCCGGACGACTTTCCGGAGACGACCATTCCCGCCGGCCATGTCTTTGTGATGGGCGACAATCGTGACGAATCAGCCGACAGCCGCGTGCCGGCCTTCGAAATGGGCCTCGGCGGCCCGATCCCATGGGAAAATCTGGGCGGTCGCGCCGAGTTCATCAGCTTCAGCTATGACGGCTCGACCAACTTTCTGAACCCGCTCACCTGGTTCAGTGCGCTGCGCCACGGGCGCGCCGGCACCAGCCTCCATCCCCACCGCGAGACGCCCGCGGGATGA
- the acpS gene encoding holo-ACP synthase, with protein MIIGLGSDLCNIERIQSSLDRFGDRFIDRVFTATERAKAERRTMTRAGTYAKRFAAKEAFSKAIGTGFNQGVFMKDIGVVNLASGAPTLALSGGAKAKLDALTPPGHAVDIHVTLTDDHPWAQAFVILYARKI; from the coding sequence ATCATCGGGCTGGGATCGGATCTATGCAACATCGAACGGATCCAGAGCTCGCTCGACCGTTTCGGCGATCGCTTCATCGACCGGGTCTTTACGGCAACCGAGCGTGCCAAGGCCGAGCGGCGGACGATGACCCGCGCCGGCACCTACGCCAAACGCTTCGCCGCCAAGGAGGCTTTCTCCAAGGCGATCGGCACCGGGTTCAACCAGGGCGTGTTCATGAAGGATATCGGCGTGGTCAACCTGGCGTCGGGCGCGCCGACGCTTGCGCTCAGCGGGGGAGCGAAGGCCAAACTTGACGCGTTGACGCCACCGGGCCACGCGGTCGACATTCATGTGACGCTCACGGATGACCACCCATGGGCGCAGGCGTTCGTCATCCTCTACGCGCGCAAGATCTGA